A part of Criblamydia sequanensis CRIB-18 genomic DNA contains:
- a CDS encoding transposase, protein MYFKCIFRKFEGEVFIVDSFSVKAYENHKSFRAKIFKGKEFHGYTASKKQYFFGIKVHMIVDEIGIPIEFCITPGSTSGIEA, encoded by the coding sequence ATGTACTTCAAATGTATCTTTCGTAAGTTTGAGGGTGAAGTTTTTATTGTCGATAGCTTTTCTGTAAAGGCATATGAAAATCATAAAAGTTTTCGAGCCAAAATTTTTAAAGGAAAAGAATTTCACGGATATACGGCTTCAAAAAAACAATATTTTTTTGGAATCAAAGTTCATATGATTGTTGACGAAATAGGAATACCAATTGAATTCTGTATTACTCCAGGAAGCACATCTGGCATAGAGGCTTAA